The window ACGGTTAATGTTTGGCGGAGGAGGAGGGATTCGAACCCTCGAGGCGGGCAATTACCCACCTAACCGCTTAGCAGGCGGCCCAATTCAGCCTCTCTTGCACTCCTCCGTGGAAAGAATATTATACTAAAAAAACAATAGAATATAATAGCATAAATTTATAAAAAAGCATCTTTTAAAAATTAAATTTATTTAAAAATGGAAGATATCTGGTAATAATTCCGACTGTCTTCAACATGCTTCCGGTTATAAATATAATTCCAAGCAGTATAAGGAATACGCCAGATATGATCATTATTATTTTCATATGCCTGTTTATCTTTTTGAAGAACTTTGCAAAAAGGCTTATAAACATACTGAATATAATAAAAGGTATTCCAAGCCCCAATGAGTATGCAAGCAACAGCATTATTCCCTGAAACAGAGTGTCAAGCCTGCTTGCCATCATAAGAATTCCGGAAAGAATCATACCCACACAGGGAACCCAGCCGAATGCAAATATAATGCCTATAAGAAAAGAGCCAAGATAATTGAACTTGGCACTTTCCGGAATATTTAACTTTTTTTCAAAATTCAAAAAAGGTATTTTAAAAAGTCCGATGTAATGAAGGCCGAAGATAATAAGTATAGCTCCTCCAACCCGGGCAATTATATTTGAGTACTGCTGAAGCAATCTTCCAAAAAAAGTTGCCGTTGAACCCAGTATTACAAAAACAACCGTAAATCCAAGCACAAAAAATATGCTGTTTAATAGCAGAAACATCCTTTCAGATAATT of the Actinomycetota bacterium genome contains:
- a CDS encoding cytochrome c biogenesis protein CcdA, yielding MFEISIFSAFSAGFLSFISPCILPLVPVYISLMSAKAAFGQSRNMKLSERMFLLLNSIFFVLGFTVVFVILGSTATFFGRLLQQYSNIIARVGGAILIIFGLHYIGLFKIPFLNFEKKLNIPESAKFNYLGSFLIGIIFAFGWVPCVGMILSGILMMASRLDTLFQGIMLLLAYSLGLGIPFIIFSMFISLFAKFFKKINRHMKIIMIISGVFLILLGIIFITGSMLKTVGIITRYLPFLNKFNF